One stretch of Magnetococcales bacterium DNA includes these proteins:
- a CDS encoding DegT/DnrJ/EryC1/StrS aminotransferase family protein translates to MKVPFYRHHLGEAETTSMVEALSSPFLTAGPRTATFESQFANYLNVKRVVGLYSCTSALMLALRGLGVGPKDEVITTPMTFIATPNSVLEVGATPPYSWMWKPTPAI, encoded by the coding sequence ATGAAAGTCCCCTTCTACCGCCACCACCTGGGAGAAGCCGAAACCACCTCAATGGTCGAAGCACTCTCCTCCCCCTTTCTCACCGCCGGACCCCGAACCGCTACCTTCGAATCCCAATTTGCCAACTACCTAAACGTCAAACGAGTCGTCGGCCTCTACAGCTGCACCTCCGCACTCATGCTCGCCCTCAGAGGCCTGGGAGTAGGACCAAAAGATGAAGTCATCACAACCCCAATGACCTTCATCGCCACACCCAACTCCGTGCTGGAAGTCGGCGCAACACCCCCATATTCGTGGATGTGGAAGCCAACACCGGCAATATAG